One window of Streptomyces sp. SUK 48 genomic DNA carries:
- the ccrA gene encoding crotonyl-CoA carboxylase/reductase yields MTKTLYEIGETPPLGEVPERMYASVIRQNRFGEPKQAFRTEVVDTPAVGRGQVLVYVMAAGINYNNVWSSLGKPVDVIGMRQRQGQPEDFHIGGSEASGVVWAVGEGVRHVKIGDHVLLTSGQWDETAEDIRLGTDPLVSESIRAWGYETNYGSFAQFCRVDEYQCHPKPARLSWEESAAFLLTGPTAYRQLFGWQGNTVRPGDPVLIWGGAGGLGSMAIQLVRLAGGVPIAMVSSEDRSEYCRRLGAAGTINRRDFDHWGRLPDLQDAEASARFLRGARGIGKKIWEILGERRSPRIVLEHSGQDTLPTSMYLCDNAGMVVICGGTSGYNGDVDLRHLWMRSKRLQGSHYAGTRECREVIELVGNGMLDPCLAACETFQDIGRMHQMMHDNVHPSGNMAVLVNAPRRGESTLELPAA; encoded by the coding sequence ATGACCAAGACCCTGTACGAGATCGGCGAGACCCCGCCGCTCGGTGAGGTACCGGAGCGGATGTACGCCTCCGTGATCCGCCAGAACCGCTTCGGCGAGCCCAAGCAGGCGTTCCGCACCGAGGTCGTCGACACCCCGGCGGTCGGCCGGGGGCAGGTGCTGGTCTACGTGATGGCGGCCGGCATCAACTACAACAACGTGTGGTCCTCGCTGGGCAAGCCCGTCGACGTCATCGGCATGCGGCAGCGCCAGGGCCAGCCCGAGGACTTCCACATCGGCGGCTCCGAGGCGTCCGGCGTGGTCTGGGCCGTCGGCGAGGGCGTCCGCCACGTCAAGATCGGCGACCATGTGCTGCTCACCAGCGGCCAGTGGGACGAGACCGCCGAGGACATCCGGCTCGGCACCGACCCGCTGGTCTCGGAGAGCATCAGGGCCTGGGGGTACGAGACCAACTACGGCTCCTTCGCCCAGTTCTGCCGCGTCGACGAGTACCAGTGCCACCCCAAGCCCGCCCGGCTGTCCTGGGAGGAGTCCGCGGCCTTCCTGCTCACCGGGCCCACCGCCTACCGGCAGCTGTTCGGCTGGCAGGGCAACACGGTCCGCCCCGGCGACCCCGTGCTGATCTGGGGCGGCGCGGGCGGTCTCGGCTCGATGGCCATCCAGCTCGTCCGGCTGGCCGGCGGCGTCCCGATCGCCATGGTCTCCAGCGAGGACCGCTCGGAGTACTGCCGCCGCCTCGGCGCCGCGGGCACCATCAACCGACGCGACTTCGACCACTGGGGGCGGCTGCCCGACCTCCAGGACGCCGAGGCATCGGCACGATTCCTGCGCGGCGCCCGCGGCATCGGCAAGAAGATCTGGGAGATCCTCGGCGAGCGCAGGTCCCCCCGGATCGTCCTGGAGCACAGCGGCCAGGACACCCTGCCCACCTCGATGTACCTGTGCGACAACGCCGGCATGGTGGTCATCTGCGGCGGCACCTCCGGCTACAACGGGGACGTCGACCTGCGCCACCTGTGGATGCGCTCCAAGCGCCTCCAGGGCTCGCACTACGCCGGCACCCGCGAGTGCCGCGAGGTCATCGAACTCGTCGGCAACGGCATGCTCGACCCCTGCCTGGCCGCCTGCGAGACCTTCCAGGACATCGGGCGCATGCACCAGATGATGCACGACAACGTGCACCCCTCCGGGAACATGGCCGTCCTCGTGAACGCGCCCCGGCGCGGCGAGAGCACGCTCGAACTCCCCGCCGCCTGA
- a CDS encoding cytochrome P450 has product MSEPTGAAPAVPKARSCPFLPPDGIAEVRAAAPVTRATFTSGHEAWLVSGYEEVRTLLRDPSFSVQVPHALHTQDGIVTQKPGRGSLLWQDEPEHTADRKLLAKEFTVRRMQALRPNIQRIVDERLDAIAAQGGTVDLVKTFANPVPAMVISDLFGVPVERRPEFQEIAEAMMRVDQDAAATEAAGMRLGGLLYQLVQERRSSPGDDLISALTTTEDPDGVLDDMFLMNAAGTLLIAAHDTTACMIGLGAALLLDRPDQLALLREDPSLVGNAVEELLRYLTIGQFGGERVATRDVELGGVRIAAGEQVVAHVLAADFDPAFVEDPERFDITRRPAPHLAFGFGAHQCIGQQLARIELQIAFESLFRRFPTLRLAKPVEELRFRDDMVFYGVHELPVTW; this is encoded by the coding sequence ATGTCCGAGCCCACCGGCGCCGCACCCGCCGTCCCCAAGGCCCGCAGCTGCCCGTTCCTGCCGCCGGACGGCATCGCCGAGGTCCGCGCTGCCGCCCCGGTGACCCGGGCCACCTTCACCAGCGGCCACGAGGCATGGCTGGTGAGCGGCTACGAGGAGGTGCGCACCCTGCTGCGCGACCCCTCCTTCAGCGTCCAGGTGCCCCACGCCCTGCACACCCAGGACGGCATCGTCACCCAGAAGCCCGGCCGCGGCAGCCTGCTGTGGCAGGACGAGCCGGAACACACCGCCGACCGCAAGCTGCTCGCCAAGGAGTTCACCGTCCGGCGCATGCAGGCGCTGCGGCCGAACATCCAGCGCATCGTCGACGAACGCCTCGACGCCATCGCGGCCCAGGGCGGCACCGTCGACCTGGTGAAGACCTTCGCCAACCCGGTGCCCGCCATGGTGATCTCCGACCTGTTCGGCGTCCCGGTCGAACGTCGGCCCGAGTTCCAGGAGATCGCCGAGGCGATGATGCGGGTCGACCAGGACGCCGCCGCCACCGAGGCCGCCGGCATGCGTCTTGGCGGGCTGCTCTACCAGCTCGTCCAGGAACGCCGCAGCAGCCCCGGCGACGACCTGATCTCGGCGCTGACCACCACCGAGGACCCCGACGGCGTCCTCGACGACATGTTCCTCATGAACGCGGCCGGCACCCTGCTGATCGCCGCCCACGACACCACCGCCTGCATGATCGGCCTCGGCGCCGCGCTGCTCCTGGACCGCCCCGACCAGCTGGCCCTGCTGCGCGAAGACCCCTCGCTGGTGGGCAACGCGGTCGAGGAACTGCTGCGCTACCTCACCATCGGCCAGTTCGGCGGCGAGCGCGTCGCCACCCGGGACGTGGAACTGGGCGGCGTCCGCATCGCGGCGGGCGAGCAGGTCGTGGCGCACGTCCTCGCCGCCGACTTCGACCCCGCCTTCGTCGAGGACCCGGAGCGCTTCGACATCACCCGCCGCCCCGCCCCGCACCTGGCGTTCGGCTTCGGCGCACACCAGTGCATCGGCCAGCAACTCGCCCGTATAGAGCTGCAGATCGCCTTCGAGTCGCTGTTCCGCCGCTTCCCGACCCTGCGCCTGGCCAAGCCCGTCGAGGAACTCCGCTTCCGCGACGACATGGTCTTCTACGGCGTGCACGAGCTGCCCGTCACCTGGTGA
- a CDS encoding cytochrome P450: protein MTETDIRHTGSEAPAFPQDRTCPYQPPQAYTEWRGESPLTRVTLFDGRPAWLITGHAEGRALLADPRLSSDWGHPVFPVVVQRTEDRGGLAFPLIGVDDPLHARQRRMLIPSFGVKRMNAIRPSLQSLVERLLDDMLAKGPVVDLVSAFALPVPSMAICELLGVPYDDHDFFEECSRDFVGAATSGDADAAFAKLYQYLHGLVAKKQAEPGDGLLDELIARQLEEGGLDHNEVVMIALVLLVAGHETTVNAIALGALTLMQHPEQIEVLLNDPAAVPGVVEELLRFTSVSDYMVRMAKEDIEVGGTTIRTGEAVLVSITLMNRDAKAYDDPDVFDARRNARHHVGFGHGIHQCLGQNLARAELEIALGALFTRIPGLRLAVPLDEVPLKAGHDAQGPIELPVTW from the coding sequence ATGACCGAGACCGACATCCGCCACACCGGGTCCGAGGCCCCGGCCTTCCCCCAGGACCGGACCTGCCCGTACCAGCCGCCGCAGGCGTACACGGAATGGCGGGGCGAGAGCCCGCTGACGCGGGTCACGCTGTTCGACGGCCGGCCGGCGTGGCTGATCACCGGGCACGCCGAGGGCCGGGCGCTGCTCGCCGACCCCCGGCTGTCCTCCGACTGGGGCCACCCGGTCTTCCCCGTCGTCGTCCAGCGCACCGAGGACCGCGGCGGCCTCGCGTTCCCGCTGATCGGCGTGGACGACCCGCTGCACGCCCGGCAGCGGCGCATGCTGATTCCCAGCTTCGGCGTCAAGCGCATGAACGCCATCCGGCCCAGCTTGCAGAGCCTGGTCGAACGGCTCCTGGACGACATGCTGGCCAAGGGCCCGGTCGTGGACCTGGTGTCGGCCTTCGCCCTGCCCGTGCCCTCCATGGCGATCTGCGAACTCCTCGGCGTCCCCTACGACGACCACGACTTCTTCGAGGAGTGCTCCCGCGACTTCGTGGGCGCCGCCACCTCCGGGGACGCCGACGCGGCCTTCGCCAAGCTGTACCAGTACCTGCACGGCCTGGTCGCCAAGAAGCAGGCCGAGCCCGGTGACGGCCTCCTGGACGAGCTGATCGCCCGCCAGCTGGAGGAGGGCGGACTCGACCACAACGAGGTGGTCATGATCGCGCTCGTGCTGCTGGTGGCCGGCCACGAGACCACCGTCAACGCCATCGCGCTGGGCGCCCTCACCCTCATGCAGCACCCCGAGCAGATCGAGGTGCTGCTGAACGACCCCGCCGCGGTGCCGGGCGTGGTGGAGGAACTGCTGCGGTTCACCTCCGTCTCCGACTACATGGTCCGGATGGCCAAGGAGGACATCGAGGTCGGCGGCACGACCATCAGGACCGGGGAGGCCGTCCTGGTCTCCATCACGCTGATGAACCGCGACGCCAAGGCGTACGACGACCCCGACGTCTTCGACGCCCGCCGCAACGCCCGACACCACGTCGGCTTCGGCCACGGCATCCACCAGTGCCTGGGACAGAACCTCGCCCGCGCCGAACTGGAGATCGCCCTCGGGGCGCTCTTCACCCGCATCCCCGGCCTGCGGCTGGCCGTACCCCTGGACGAGGTGCCGCTGAAGGCCGGGCACGACGCACAGGGCCCGATCGAACTGCCCGTCACCTGGTGA
- a CDS encoding ferredoxin, producing the protein MRITIDRDRCIGSGQCVMTAPGVFTQDDEALVDLVPGQEDGAGDPRVRDVPMACPVQAVTITED; encoded by the coding sequence TTGCGCATCACCATCGACCGCGACCGGTGCATCGGCTCCGGCCAGTGCGTCATGACCGCACCCGGCGTCTTCACCCAGGACGACGAGGCACTGGTCGACCTGGTCCCGGGACAGGAGGACGGCGCGGGGGACCCCCGCGTGCGTGACGTCCCCATGGCCTGTCCGGTCCAGGCGGTCACGATCACCGAGGACTGA